In Papaver somniferum cultivar HN1 chromosome 1, ASM357369v1, whole genome shotgun sequence, a genomic segment contains:
- the LOC113361409 gene encoding pectinesterase QRT1-like has product MVPEILKLYRAQSTWFPENNTRRVKIYIRPGIYREKVLIPENKPYISLIGIEANHTMITWNAKASDKDGHGKEIGTFKTATVNVESDYFCAKLFRYARHKNHIYSLRFEKKNTVVAKPRAKNMQGVALKISGNKSVLYNVRFLGYRDTLYDHHGTHYFYKCFIQGAIDFVFGNARSLYEDCTINSVARRHGYGFIAASHRNSPDENTGFSFLNSRIRGGEKTSWEDHGAIRLLLESFNAAVKDQIDNNECSGRNYSLKKKYNHFREDDDPQPPTTKKLRGVAKLNFVVKLKKGEKVPLEFFQHEPAGLNTSKISAYRGKLA; this is encoded by the exons ATGGTTCCGGAGATTCTGAAACTTTACAGGGCGCAATCGACATGGTTCCCCGAGAATAATACACGTAGAGTCAAAATTTACATACGGCCTGGAATTTACAG AGAAAAGGTATTAATTCCAGAAAACAAGCCGTATATTTcactgattggaattgaagctaACCATACAATGATAACATGGAATGCAAAAGCTTCGGATAAGGACgggcatggtaaagaaataggcACTTTCAAAACAGCTACTGTCAATGTAGAATCTGATTACTTTTGTGCTAAACTTTTCAGGTATGCACGTCATAAAAATCATATATATTCCCTTCGTTTTGAAAAGAAA AATACTGTAGTTGCAAAGCCAAGAGCAAAGAATATGCAAGGAGTTGCACTGAAAATAAGCGGGAATAAATCCGTACTCTATAATGTGAGGTTTCTTGGGTACCGAGATACACTCTATGACCATCATGGAACACACTACTTCTACAAGTGTTTCATCCAAGGAGCCATTGATTTCGTATTTGGTAATGCAAGGTCGCTTTACGAGGATTGCACTATCAACTCAGTAGCAAGAAGACACGGATATGGATTTATTGCAGCCTCTCATAGGAACTCTCCTGATGAAAATACAGGGTTTTCTTTCTTGAACTCGAGAATTCGTGGCGGGGAAAAAACTTCTTGGGAAGACCATGGGGCAA tacGGTTACTTTTGGAGAGTTTCAATGCAGCGGTGAAGGATCAAATAGACAACAACGAGTGCAGTGGTCGAAATTATTCACTCAAGAAGAAATACAACCATTTCAGG GAAGATGACGACCCACAACCCCCAACAACAAAGAAATTAAGAGGCGTTGCGAAGTTAAATTTTGTTGTCAAGCTGAAAAAAGGCGAGAAAGTGCCTCTGGAATTTTTCCAGCATGAACCAGCTGGCCTGAACACAAGTAAGATCTCTGCTTACCGGGGAAAATTGGCATAA
- the LOC113337515 gene encoding uncharacterized protein LOC113337515: protein MGDHSESYPRDYTERQQTRTTSDSASYSTTSVHVTALDGLVNVNSLFTIAVFVGLSLTTPGQHSLENKDICDAGIDVAKRLLVFEVVSFSFFLFSSLIAQGLKLAINLLNSKDVDEALRAHINIKVLRFGMLGSAVGSVMGCIFLMLSMVHVIEIRLGLLSCGSKAAVRAVATLTTLVSSALLVYITTAVYAFTH, encoded by the exons ATGGGAGATCA TTCTGAATCTTATCCAAGAGACTACACTGAGAGACAACAGACAAGAACGACATCAGATTCGGCCTCATATTCAACAACAAGTGTTCATGTAACAGCATTAGATGGTTTAGTAAACGTAAACTCGCTATTCACAATTGCAGTTTTTGTAGGTTTGTCGTTAACAACACCAGGTCAACATAGTTTAGAGAACAAAGATATTTGTGATGCTGGTATTGACGTTGCTAAACGACTCTTGGTCTTTGAAGTGGTTTCGTttagtttctttctcttttctagCTTAATTGCTCAAGGATTAAAGCTTGCTATTAATCTTCTGAATAGTAAAGATGTTGATGAAGCTTTACGTGCACACATCAACATAAAGGTCCTAAGGTTTGGAATGTTGGGGTCAGCAGTCGGATCAGTTATGGGATGCATATTTCTGATGTTGTCAATGGTGCATGTTATAGAAATTAGGTTAGGGTTATTGTCTTGTGGTAGTAAAGCTGCTGTTCGTGCTGTTGCCACTTTGACTACGTTGGTATCATCTGCACTTCTTGTCTACATTACCACAGCTGTCTATGCTTTTACTCATTAG
- the LOC113361420 gene encoding putative disease resistance protein RGA3 produces the protein MTDIGKSIAKQCCGVPLVAKTLGGLMHLRNKGSDWVSIRQNKNFASISKDQNNVISILKLSYDNLSPSLKQCFSICSIFPKDYWRIKRQFLIHLWMAEGFLQPFEEDAKWMEDLGDEYFNNLLSNSFYHDVEKDVHGNIKSCKIHDLLYDLAISVTGKHEHSLSLAKDIKMKDASEVRRLGLVFKDESLTMLREFLRASKKVRTLLLFEQSHSKDIELICRNSHLRVLDLTGLSISESLITSISRLRHLRYLNLSSPKDCHIKILHDRSIGALYNLQTLVHNQRGTEIGELKGLNLLEGTFQIYNLKNVRGGIEEVLSANLMEKRNVRHLGLHWSCRGFGDTDDEEEQEQEEEYNYHSPELVLEGLQTHRNLKSLTVDGFKCAKLPSWMEMTNISASLPNLTEIQLRNCNRYEQIVGFMQIPHLKKLILCKLPELKEWAESLSAATSSSNNSSSHLFPCLEELFIKLCPKLCRLPTLSFPSLKNFEVKLSNAMVLSSILPNLTSPYVLKMNGILDLEYLPWQTLQPALSIWKFGVAQISEVSIWRRRTTYLHPNSLSVDLERINDLEMIRIGWFSEAPGVFPFSAEQFSSFPSLWTFEIDGCSTLKCLPEQLQHLTMLENMRISNMHSDMVALLEWFGNLPSSVKVLEILNCSGLEYLLSENEMLKFTSLWSLRIEGIAEVEGIQHLTGLRNLEIRGWSKLNSLPHQLQQLTSLTRLKIDNFDELEVLPEWLGSLEELEIWECKNLLQLPSKITMQSLTKLNFLSIKACPLLEERCCSKTGEEWEKISHIEDISIE, from the exons ATGACAGACATAGGAAAATCGATAGCAAAACAATGTTGTGGTGTGCCCCTTGTGGCGAAAACTCTAGGAGGTCTTATGCACCTCAGAAATAAAGGAAGTGACTGGGTCTCCATCAGGCAAAATAAGAATTTCGccagtatatcaaaggatcaaaacAACGTCATTTCAATATTGAAGTTGAGTTACGATAATTTGTCTCCGAGTTTGAAACAATGTTTTTCTATTTGTTCCATTTTCCCAAAAGATTATTGGAGAATTAAGAGGCAGTTTTTAATTCATCTGTGGATGGCCGAAGGGTTCCTTCAACCATTTGAAGAAGACGCAAAATGGATGGAAGATCTTGGGGATGAATATTTCAACAATTTGTTGTCTAACTCATTTTATCATGATGTGGAGAAGGATGTTCACGGAAACATCAAATCATGCAAGATACATGATCTTCTGTATGATCTTGCAATAAGTGTTACTGGGAAGCATGAACACTCTCTCTCGCTTGCGAAAGACATTAAGATGAAAGATGCTTCTGAAGTTCGCCGGTTGGGTTTGGTATTTAAAGATGAAAGCTTAACAATGTTGCGGGAATTCTTGCGCGCCTCGAAAAAGGTTCGTACTTTACTTCTCTTTGAGCAAAGCCATAGTAAGGATATTGAGCTCATCTGTAGGAATAGCCACCTGCGTGTACTAGATTTGACTGGCTTGAGCATAAGTGAAAGCTTAATAACTTCTATTTCGAGATTAAGACATCTTCGGTATCTTAACCTCTCATCTCCTAAGGATTGTCATATCAAAATACTACATGATAGGTCCATTGGTGCATTGTATAATTTGCAGACACTAG TACATAATCAGAGAGGGACGGAGATCGGTGAGTTAAAAGGTCTCAACTTGCTTGAAGGAACATTTCAGATATATAATCTTAAGAATGTGAGGGGTGGCATTGAAGAAGTACTAAGTGCAAATCTAATGGAGAAGCGAAATGTTCGCCACTTGGGGCTGCATTGGAGTTGTAGAGGTTTTGGTGATACTGATGACGAAGAGGAGCAAGAGCAGGAAGAGGAGTACAATTATCATAGTCCTGAATTAGTATTGGAAGGGCTCCAGACTCACCGTAATCTGAAAAGTCTGACAGTTGATGGTTTCAAATGTGCAAAGCTTCCGTCATGGATGGAGATGACTAATATTTCTGCGTCTTTACCAAATTTGACAGAGATCCAACTGCGAAACTGCAACAGATACGAGCAGATTGTGGGGTTCATGCAGATTCCTCACTTGAAGAAGCTGATCTTATGTAAACTTCCCGAGCTGAAAGAATGGGCGGAGTCGTtgtcagcagcaacatcatcttcgAACAACAGCAGTTCTCATCTTTTTCCATGCCTCGAGGAGTTATTCATCAAACTTTGTCCTAAATTGTGCAGGTTGCCAACTTTGTCATTTCCATCTCTCAAGAATTTCGAGGTTAAGCTCAGCAATGCCATGGTATTGAGTTCAATTCTACCGAACTTAACATCTCCATATGTCCTCAAAATGAATGGAATTTTAGATCTTGAGTATCTACCATGGCAAACATTGCAACCTGCACTAAGTATCTGGAAATTTGGGGTTGCCCAAATTTCCGAGGTTTCCATCTGGCGGAGGAGAACAACATATCTGCACCCA AATTCTTTGTCAGTGGATCTGGAACGCATTAATGACCTCGAGATGATAAGAATTGGTTGGTTTTCTGAGGCACCAGGAGTGTTTCCTTTTTCGGCAGAGCAATTCTCCTCCTTTCCCTCTCTCTGGACATTTGAGATAGATGGGTGCTCTACACTCAAATGTCTACCTGAGCAGCTTCAACACCTCACCATGCTGGAAAATATGAGAATATCCAACATGCATTCTGACATGGTGGCTTTGCTAGAGTGGTTTGGGAACTTGCCATCATCAGTAAAAGTGCTGGAGATTTTGAATTGCAGTGGTCTAGAGTATCTTCTTTCTGAGAATGAAATGCTAAAGTTCACTTCCCTTTGGTCTTTGAGAATTGAAGGAATTGCAGAAGTAGAAGGGATACAACACCTCACAGGACTTCGGAACTTAGAGATTCGTGGATGGTCAAAGCTGAATTCTCTTCCTCACCAACTCCAACAACTCACAAGTCTAACAAGGTTAAAAATAGATAACTTTGATGAATTAGAGGTATTACCTGAATGGCTGGGATCACTTGAGGAGTTGGAGATTTGGGAGTGCAAGAATCTGTTGCAGTTGCCTTCTAAGATAACCATGCAAAGCTTAACGAAACTGAATTTCCTATCGATTAAAGCATGTCCTCTATTGGAGGAAAGATGTTGCTCCAAAACTGGGGAAGAGTGGGAAAAGATTTCTCATATTGAAGACATCTCCATTGAATGA
- the LOC113361429 gene encoding zingipain-1-like, with the protein MLFSKPSSAAIVIALLFAFMAVSTALDMSIISYNEKHGVVYSDERTEKELYDLYESWLVRHGKNYNALGEKERRFEIFKDNLQFIDQHNSENHSYQLGLNSFADLSNDEYKKKYLGTKIDQRLGNPKSDRYAVNLGDKKLPEHVDWREQGAVVDVKNQGSCGSCWAFSTIASVECVNKIVTGDLISLSEQELVDCDTSNNHGCNGGLPDYAFQFIIENGGIDTEEDYPYNAKDNECDVKKKNSHAVTIDGFEDVPENDEKALQKAVSNQVVSVAIEAGGRDFQLYESGVYTGRCGTALDHAVNAVGYGTENGTDYWIVRNSWGPNWGEQGYIRMERNLADTNEGKCGIAMLASYPVKALKRTPAKPYWGFRKFGGVPV; encoded by the coding sequence ATGCTTTTCTCAAAACCTTCTTCTGCTGCAATCGTTATTgctcttttgtttgctttcatgGCTGTGTCTACAGCCTTAGATATGTCCATTATCAGTTACAATGAAAAACATGGTGTTGTGTATAGTGATGAGAGAACAGAGAAAGAGTTATACGATCTGTATGAATCATGGCTTGTACGACACGGCAAGAATTATAATGCTTTAGGTGAAAAGGAAAGGAGGTTTGAGATATTTAAAGATAATCTTCAGTTTATTGATCAGCATAATTCTGAAAATCATTCTTATCAACTTGGTTTGAATAGTTTTGCTGATTTGAGTAATGATGagtataagaaaaagtatttgggTACTAAGATCGATCAGAGACTCGGTAACCCTAAATCAGATCGGTATGCTGTTAATCTTGGGGATAAGAAGCTTCCTGAACATGTTGATTGGAGAGAACAAGGTGCTGTCGTTGATGTCAAAAACCAAGGAAGTTGTGGCAGTTGTTGGGCGTTCTCGACTATTGCTTCGGTGGAATGTGTAAACAAGATTGTTACTGGAGATCTGATTTCACTATCTGAACAAGAGTTGGTAGACTGTGATACATCTAACAATCATGGATGTAATGGAGGTCTTCCGGATTATGCGTTTCAGTTTATCATTGAGAATGGTGGAATTGATACCGAAGAAGATTATCCTTACAATGCTAAAGATAATGAATGTgatgtgaagaagaaaaactcccatGCAGTGACTATTGACGGGTTTGAAGATGTGCCAGAAAATGATGAGAAGGCTTTGCAGAAAGCTGTGTCAAACCAGGTTGTTAGTGTTGCCATTGAAGCTGGTGGCCGAGATTTCCAACTCTACGAATCGGGTGTTTACACTGGAAGATGTGGAACAGCGTTGGACCATGCTGTGAATGCTGTTGGATATGGTACAGAAAATGGTACAGACTACTGGATTGTGAGAAACTCTTGGGGACCTAATTGGGGAGAACAGGGTTACATCCGAATGGAGCGTAATTTGGCTGACACTAACGAAGGAAAGTGTGGTATTGCAATGCTAGCCTCTTATCCCGTAAAGGCTCTAAAGCGGACTCCTGCAAAACCTTACTGGGGTTTCAGGAAATTTGGAGGCGTCCCTGTTTGA
- the LOC113317118 gene encoding photosystem II D1 precursor processing protein PSB27-H2, chloroplastic-like, protein MNSSCLIGDKCLHSSSNLTKPLSQHKQRSRKTVVLASNEEFSGTRRVILGSAGALLLPILTFDIGLTPSLVRAEEKINPKDLNEDDGDKGILDGMKSLFDPNEKTKSGKVLPKAYLKTAREVVKTLRESVEEDPKDNAKFRRTADAAKESIREYLSNWRGQKSVASEESYMALEKAIRALAGFYSKAGPSAQLPEDVKLQILDDLNIAELSL, encoded by the exons atgaattcttctTGTTTGATTGGGGATAAGTGCCTCCACTCATCTTCCAATCTTACAAAACCATTATCACAGC ATAAACAGCGATCAAGGAAGACTGTTGTATTGGCGTCAAATGAGGAGTTTTCGGGTACAAGGCGTGTTATTTTGGGGAGTGCTGGAGCGTTGTTGCTTCCAATTTTGACCTTTGATATTGGGTTAACCCCATCACTAGTTAGGGCAGAAGAGAAGATAAACCCGAAAGACCTAAATGAGGATGATGGGGATAAAGGAATTTTGGatgggatgaagtccttgtttgATCCAAATGAAAAAACGAAGTCGGGGAAAGTGTTGCCAAAGGCGTACTTGAAGACTGCGAGGGAAGTTGTGAAGACTTTGCGTGAATCGGTGGAGGAAGATCCGAAAGATAATGCCAAGTTTAGACGGACTGCAGATGCTGCAAAGGAGTCTATTCGTGAGTATTTGAGCAATTGGAGAGGCCAGAAATCAGTGGCGTCTGAG GAATCTTATATGGCACTCGAGAAAGCAATTAGGGCATTGGCTGGCTTCTATTCAAAGGCAGGTCCTTCGGCCCAGCTTCCTGAAGATGTGAAATTGCAAATTCTGGATGATTTGAACATTGCAGAGTTATCTCTATAG